One genomic region from Microcoleus sp. FACHB-672 encodes:
- a CDS encoding orange carotenoid protein N-terminal domain-containing protein encodes MASNNPSKPPEALSKDTQNVAQRFEALGTDEKLALLYYIYKKMGGSITPAAPDVAQPELAPMLLGDFIELSDEEQLNIMRAIVNRDDTEYSHAYGSLTPNNQLVVWFAWSQAMGDTVVDMPGNYQATPAINDVLGIIERLNFEEQITVLREIAGNMGYTSITRATGLETGVTPSL; translated from the coding sequence ATGGCTTCAAATAATCCTTCTAAACCGCCTGAAGCGCTTTCAAAAGATACTCAAAATGTTGCTCAAAGGTTTGAAGCTTTGGGAACTGATGAAAAGCTAGCTCTGCTGTATTATATCTACAAAAAGATGGGAGGTTCTATAACCCCAGCCGCTCCAGATGTGGCGCAACCAGAGTTGGCACCGATGCTGCTAGGAGACTTTATTGAGCTGTCTGATGAAGAACAATTGAATATTATGCGTGCAATTGTGAACCGGGACGACACAGAATATTCTCACGCTTACGGTTCTCTAACGCCAAATAATCAGTTGGTAGTCTGGTTTGCTTGGTCGCAAGCGATGGGAGATACGGTTGTAGATATGCCGGGTAATTACCAAGCGACTCCAGCAATCAATGATGTGTTGGGCATAATCGAACGGCTCAACTTTGAGGAGCAAATTACAGTGCTTCGCGAAATCGCAGGAAATATGGGCTACACAAGCATTACACGCGCTACCGGCCTTGAGACCGGCGTCACTCCAAGTCTCTAA